One Zonotrichia leucophrys gambelii isolate GWCS_2022_RI unplaced genomic scaffold, RI_Zleu_2.0 Scaffold_142_116074, whole genome shotgun sequence DNA window includes the following coding sequences:
- the LOC135460981 gene encoding LOW QUALITY PROTEIN: low affinity immunoglobulin gamma Fc region receptor II-like (The sequence of the model RefSeq protein was modified relative to this genomic sequence to represent the inferred CDS: substituted 1 base at 1 genomic stop codon) — MEILGNVSTGMGIPGKSCHPGERWPQQRVTASAHGWGHRDGWEVQTLGLADAQTTQLLVEPSWRPAVLWDRVTLTCQGLGTASATTWYKDGLRXWQQGKDRLIVILSGTYECDRPGSGLSPAVKVSDDWLVLQMPVQVLLEGDTVTLRCWSWQDSPITSVSFYHEEDELEVFPNGTQLSLSHLQLNHSGRYSCKGQVETWGWKELRATNPPRLSCPDLSPVLVLGGPPEPTQGSPLTLSCLSTPSPLWTRSPLLHGIYRDGQVLGGPQGSMQLPVPAVGVSPYGNYSCEAHSEGGAVQKSSAWLCITVHMAAGLIGPLLFLLLLVAVIVAWHRRHGVDARKHQE, encoded by the exons AGCTGCCACCCAGGGGAGCGGTGGCCACAGCAGcgagtgacagccagtgcacatggctggggacaccgggatggctGGGAAG TCCAGACCCTCGGCCTTGCTG ATGCCCagaccacccagctcctggtggagccCTCCTGGAGGCCggcagtgctgtgggaccgggtgacactgacctgccagggtttggggactgccagtgccaccacctGGTACAAGGACGGGCTGCGCTagtggcagcagggaaaggaccGCCTCATTGTCATCCTGAGTGGAACCTACGAGTGTGACAGACCTGGCAGTGGGCTCAGCCCCGCTGTGAAAGTCTCAGATG ACTGGTTGGTGCTGCAGATGCCAGTGCAGGTGCTCTTGGagggggacacagtgacactgcgctgctggagctggcaagACAGCCCGATCACCTCAGTCTCCTTCTACCACGAGGAGGATGAACTGGAGGTGTTCCCTAATGGCActcagctgtccctgtcccatctgCAGCTGAACCACAGTGGCCGCTACAGCTGCAAGGGCCAGGTGGAAACCTGGGGTTGGAAGGA ACTCAGGGCCACAAATCCCCCTCGCCTCTCCTGCCCTGATCTctcccctgtgctggtgctggggggtCCCCCCGAGCCCACCCAGGGGTCCCCCCTgactctcagctgcctcagcacccccagccccctctgGACACGCAGCCCTCTCCTGCACGGGATCTACCGGGATGGGCAGGTGTTGGGGGGCCCACAGGGGTCCATGCAGCTGCCGGTGCCCGCCGTGGGGGTCTCCCCCTATGGGAATTACAGCTGCGAGGCGCACTCCGAGGGTGGGGCTGTGCAAAAGAGCAGCGCCTGGCTCTGCATCACGGTGCACA tggctgcagggctcATTGGGCCCcttttgttcctgctcctgctcgtGGCTGTCATTGTGGCCTGGCACCGGAGGCACGGTGTGG